In Aquimarina sp. TRL1, a single window of DNA contains:
- a CDS encoding thioredoxin family protein, with product MSKSIFYHAGCSVCVSAEQDLLSLINPSEVEIVNFAEDTSRLPDAEKAGVQSVPALVTPNGNVLHINFGASLADVKG from the coding sequence ATGAGTAAATCAATTTTTTATCACGCCGGATGTTCTGTATGTGTTAGCGCAGAGCAAGACCTATTATCATTAATTAATCCTTCTGAAGTTGAGATTGTAAACTTTGCAGAAGACACTTCCAGACTTCCAGATGCAGAAAAAGCTGGAGTACAATCAGTCCCTGCACTGGTTACCCCTAATGGAAATGTACTCCATATCAATTTTGGAGCATCTTTAGCCGATGTAAAAGGCTAA
- a CDS encoding catalase gives MDANNKKLTSVSGKPIAENQNVQTAGKRGPMLLQDVWFLEKLAHFDREVIPERRMHAKGSGAYGTFTVTHDITKYTKAKIFSEVNKKTDVFLRFSTVAGERGAADAERDIRGFAVKFYTEEGNWDLVGNNTPVFFLRDPYKFPDLNKAVKRDPKTNLRSANNNWDFWTLLPESLHQITMTMSERGIPKTYRHMNGYGSHTFSFINHDNERFWVKFHFKTAQGIENLSDQEAAEVVGKDRESHQRDLFDSIENKDFPKWNLKVQIMPEAEAKDYHINPFDLTKVWPHSDYPLIDVGVLELNRNPENYFAEVEQVAFNPANVVNGIGFSPDKMLQGRLFSYGDAQRYRLGVNHYQIPVNAPKCPFHNYHKDGAMRVDGNEGASVHYEPNSYGQWKEEKSHAEPPLALEGDAYHWNHREDEDYYSQPGALFRIMTKEQQQTLFENTARQVGGAERFIQERHISNCFKADPEYGKGVAKALGIKITELDLV, from the coding sequence ATGGATGCGAATAATAAAAAACTAACATCAGTATCGGGGAAACCGATTGCTGAAAACCAAAATGTACAAACAGCAGGAAAAAGAGGTCCTATGTTATTACAGGATGTATGGTTCCTGGAAAAACTGGCGCACTTTGACAGAGAGGTAATCCCTGAAAGACGAATGCACGCAAAAGGTTCTGGGGCATACGGAACCTTTACTGTCACTCATGATATCACCAAATACACAAAAGCCAAAATATTCTCGGAGGTCAATAAAAAAACAGATGTTTTCCTTCGGTTTTCGACAGTTGCCGGAGAAAGAGGAGCTGCAGATGCAGAAAGAGATATTAGAGGATTTGCCGTTAAATTTTATACAGAAGAAGGAAACTGGGACTTAGTAGGAAACAATACACCTGTATTTTTCTTACGTGATCCATATAAATTTCCAGACCTAAATAAAGCAGTAAAAAGAGATCCTAAAACAAACCTTCGAAGTGCTAATAACAACTGGGACTTCTGGACATTATTACCAGAATCTCTACATCAAATCACTATGACCATGAGTGAACGAGGGATCCCTAAAACTTATAGGCATATGAATGGCTATGGTAGTCATACATTTAGTTTTATCAATCATGATAATGAACGGTTTTGGGTAAAATTCCATTTCAAAACAGCACAGGGAATTGAAAACCTAAGTGATCAGGAAGCTGCAGAAGTTGTCGGAAAAGATAGAGAAAGTCATCAAAGAGACTTGTTTGACAGTATCGAAAATAAAGATTTCCCAAAATGGAATCTAAAAGTGCAAATTATGCCGGAAGCAGAAGCCAAAGATTATCACATCAATCCTTTTGACTTAACTAAAGTATGGCCACATAGTGATTATCCGTTAATTGATGTTGGTGTCTTAGAATTGAACCGAAATCCCGAAAACTATTTTGCAGAAGTTGAACAAGTAGCTTTTAACCCGGCGAACGTTGTCAATGGAATTGGTTTCTCCCCTGATAAGATGTTACAAGGTAGATTATTCTCATATGGAGATGCACAACGATACAGATTAGGAGTTAATCACTACCAAATCCCTGTTAACGCGCCTAAATGTCCTTTCCATAATTATCACAAAGACGGAGCAATGAGGGTAGATGGAAATGAAGGAGCTTCTGTTCATTATGAACCTAATAGCTATGGTCAGTGGAAAGAAGAAAAATCACATGCAGAACCCCCATTGGCCTTAGAGGGAGATGCATACCATTGGAATCACAGAGAAGATGAAGATTATTATTCGCAACCTGGAGCTTTATTTCGAATTATGACCAAAGAACAACAACAAACTCTTTTCGAAAACACCGCCAGACAAGTAGGAGGTGCTGAACGATTTATTCAGGAACGCCATATAAGCAATTGCTTTAAAGCAGATCCTGAATATGGGAAAGGAGTAGCAAAAGCACTCGGTATTAAAATTACCGAACTGGATCTCGTATAA
- a CDS encoding IucA/IucC family siderophore biosynthesis protein, translating to MKSTAYRNEAEKISFTALLNCYIVDIHKGGTVLNSLSKESSSLQNHFKDTSYTNWIHLPLNFVNKDIYCPVTFKSLNKWRYSLQLPVIVVDRVSDTINFPNLSDFSEIVLEDLTKGQSTTNETMKDFKNSILNSCDNTEMFLKYRDLNFNDIESIHAIKTNFIDADQAIIPGPPAHPVPKSRSAISDDDLIKYSPETKAKFKVHYFLAHPEYILENNAEASPVSTILMKALKDKHHLTPLAKQKITENPTWKLLPLHPWEATYLQENDDVFKELLEKEVLFSLGEMGPDFTATSSFRTVYAEDSDFMLKFSLHIKITNSVRCNLYQEMVTGYEISKLMNSEFGRKFKEAHPNFVVIKDPGYITLKSGDHIIKGCNTCLRENPFTKLDQNIFMLGQLCQQGVLGYSDRLHNIISHISKQEQRSLSEVSLIWFKKYIHIFLDTIISVYNEFGLIFEAHHQNTMLEIDEAGYPYKIYFRDSQGFYFRESKSEEVAAYVPDIELPTKASGADDEVGAWYAYYFFARNVMEIVTSFAIQDLIEEKVLLEHLRERLAYWKTKDETQLASYLLDSDTWQLKSNLLTRLSGKDEALNPVGAVTHIHFPNPLAI from the coding sequence ATGAAATCAACAGCATATAGAAATGAAGCAGAAAAAATTTCCTTTACCGCCCTACTTAACTGTTATATTGTAGATATTCACAAAGGAGGAACTGTACTAAACTCTCTATCCAAAGAAAGTAGTTCTTTACAAAATCATTTTAAAGACACTTCGTATACAAACTGGATACATCTACCTTTAAATTTTGTCAACAAGGATATTTACTGTCCGGTTACTTTTAAATCCTTAAACAAGTGGAGATATTCTTTGCAGCTTCCAGTAATAGTGGTAGATCGGGTCTCAGATACGATTAATTTCCCAAACCTTTCTGATTTCTCTGAGATAGTATTAGAAGACCTAACGAAAGGGCAATCTACTACTAATGAAACTATGAAGGATTTCAAAAATAGCATCCTTAATAGTTGTGATAATACTGAAATGTTTCTAAAATACAGAGACCTCAATTTTAATGACATAGAAAGCATTCATGCTATAAAAACTAATTTTATAGATGCAGATCAAGCTATCATCCCCGGACCTCCGGCACATCCTGTTCCCAAAAGCAGATCTGCCATTTCTGATGATGATTTAATTAAATACTCTCCTGAAACAAAAGCTAAATTTAAAGTTCATTATTTTTTAGCACATCCGGAGTACATCCTAGAAAATAATGCAGAAGCTTCCCCTGTTTCTACCATATTGATGAAAGCGTTAAAAGATAAACATCACTTAACGCCATTAGCCAAACAAAAAATCACAGAAAATCCTACATGGAAACTTCTTCCATTACACCCTTGGGAAGCCACCTATCTGCAAGAAAATGATGATGTATTTAAAGAACTATTAGAAAAAGAAGTATTGTTCTCTTTAGGAGAAATGGGACCTGACTTTACAGCTACCTCTTCTTTTAGAACTGTATATGCAGAAGACAGTGATTTTATGTTAAAATTCTCTTTGCATATCAAAATTACCAATTCAGTACGATGTAACTTATATCAAGAAATGGTTACCGGATATGAGATTAGTAAATTAATGAATTCGGAATTCGGAAGAAAGTTTAAAGAAGCGCACCCTAATTTTGTCGTAATAAAAGATCCAGGCTATATTACATTAAAAAGTGGAGATCATATCATCAAAGGATGTAACACCTGTCTTAGAGAAAATCCGTTTACCAAACTCGATCAAAACATTTTTATGCTTGGTCAATTATGTCAGCAAGGGGTATTAGGCTACTCAGATCGTCTGCATAATATCATATCTCATATCAGTAAGCAGGAACAACGTTCTCTTTCTGAAGTATCCCTTATCTGGTTTAAGAAATACATTCATATTTTCTTAGACACAATCATATCGGTGTACAATGAATTTGGTCTTATATTCGAAGCCCATCATCAAAATACGATGTTGGAAATTGATGAAGCCGGATATCCTTATAAAATCTATTTTAGGGATAGTCAAGGGTTCTATTTTAGAGAATCTAAATCCGAAGAAGTTGCTGCCTATGTACCCGATATCGAGCTTCCTACAAAAGCATCGGGAGCAGATGATGAAGTAGGGGCCTGGTATGCCTATTACTTTTTTGCCCGAAATGTAATGGAAATCGTCACTAGTTTTGCGATACAAGATCTCATTGAAGAAAAAGTACTCTTAGAACACCTTCGTGAACGATTAGCATATTGGAAAACGAAGGATGAAACCCAATTAGCATCCTACTTATTGGATAGCGATACCTGGCAATTAAAAAGTAATTTACTAACTCGACTTAGTGGAAAAGATGAGGCTTTAAATCCTGTAGGAGCTGTAACTCATATTCACTTCCCGAACCCATTAGCAATCTAA
- a CDS encoding lysine N(6)-hydroxylase/L-ornithine N(5)-oxygenase family protein, which yields MNHTKILDFLAIGVGPFNLGLACLTESIDELEGVFLDKKEKFDWHPGMMLQDTTLQIPFMADLVTLADPTNPFSFLNYMKEQGRMYSFYIRENFLVLRNEYNKYCQWAIKKLPNVHFSTEVKHIQYSEQEKCYIITATCTQTSDLKIYKAKKLVFGTGTVPYIPKCCSSLKSQAVHSSGYLYHKEELQKKKSITVLGSGQSAAEIFYDLLQDIDTIGYELNWITRSPRYFPLEYSKLTLEMTSPEYVDYFYNLPETKRDHLISNQKHLYKGVNQDLIGAIFDLLYTKKLIKDDIKIQLRTNSELKKASFDTEQNKFNLEIHQTEQDKHYRHLVEGLVLATGYTYKQPTFIEDIENRIQWDQKNRYAVNRNYSIDTKGNEIFVQNAELHTHGFVTPDLGMACYRNSYIIKEITGKEYYPIEQKIAFQQFEVTEDEEIQVSNAVNPS from the coding sequence ATGAACCACACAAAAATTTTGGACTTTTTAGCTATTGGAGTGGGTCCATTTAACCTTGGTCTGGCATGTCTCACAGAATCTATTGATGAATTAGAAGGTGTTTTTCTAGATAAAAAAGAAAAGTTTGATTGGCATCCCGGGATGATGCTTCAGGACACCACGTTACAGATTCCTTTTATGGCGGATCTTGTAACGCTCGCTGATCCTACCAACCCATTCAGTTTCCTTAACTATATGAAAGAGCAAGGGCGTATGTATTCTTTTTACATAAGAGAAAACTTCCTTGTTTTGAGAAACGAATATAACAAATACTGTCAATGGGCTATCAAAAAACTCCCTAATGTTCACTTTAGTACAGAAGTAAAGCATATTCAATACAGCGAACAAGAAAAATGCTATATTATTACCGCTACCTGTACTCAAACAAGTGACCTGAAAATATACAAAGCAAAAAAGTTAGTCTTTGGAACCGGAACGGTTCCTTATATCCCTAAGTGTTGTTCTTCTCTTAAATCACAGGCTGTTCATTCTTCTGGTTATCTATATCACAAAGAAGAATTACAGAAAAAAAAGTCAATTACCGTTTTAGGAAGTGGTCAGAGTGCAGCAGAAATATTCTATGATTTATTACAGGATATCGACACTATTGGTTATGAATTAAACTGGATAACCAGATCGCCAAGATATTTCCCATTAGAGTATTCAAAGTTAACACTGGAAATGACATCTCCTGAATATGTTGATTACTTCTATAACCTTCCTGAAACCAAAAGAGATCATTTAATTTCTAATCAAAAGCACCTCTACAAAGGAGTGAATCAAGATCTGATAGGGGCTATTTTTGATTTGTTATATACCAAAAAACTTATCAAGGATGATATTAAAATCCAGTTAAGAACAAATTCTGAATTAAAGAAGGCTTCTTTTGACACTGAACAAAACAAGTTTAATTTAGAAATACATCAGACAGAGCAGGATAAGCATTACAGACATCTGGTAGAAGGGCTCGTACTGGCGACAGGATATACCTATAAACAACCAACATTTATAGAAGATATCGAAAATAGAATCCAGTGGGATCAGAAAAACAGATATGCCGTTAACCGTAACTATAGTATTGATACAAAAGGAAACGAAATCTTCGTGCAAAATGCTGAACTACATACCCATGGGTTTGTTACTCCGGATTTAGGGATGGCTTGTTACAGAAACTCGTACATCATAAAAGAAATTACCGGAAAAGAATACTATCCGATAGAACAAAAAATAGCATTCCAGCAATTTGAAGTAACGGAAGATGAAGAAATCCAGGTAAGTAATGCTGTAAATCCGTCTTAA
- a CDS encoding MarR family winged helix-turn-helix transcriptional regulator yields MDSIFNPNADDITKKIIVSLERISQSFRVLLWEQAKEYRLSPIQIQILIFCMFHPAEKRKIGHLALEFSLTKPTVSDAVKSLEKKGLILKIKEEDARSYSIQLTEKGKEITEKTSHFANSMEKGLSSLSVNEKNTFFMSLLQMIHSLNKQDIITVQRMCFTCFHYQKEKDNHYCTLIKKPLKTKELRVDCPEHQAIST; encoded by the coding sequence ATGGATAGTATCTTTAATCCCAATGCTGATGACATTACGAAGAAGATCATCGTATCTCTGGAAAGAATTTCTCAATCTTTTCGGGTACTTTTATGGGAACAAGCCAAAGAATATCGATTAAGTCCTATCCAAATACAAATTTTGATTTTCTGTATGTTTCATCCGGCTGAAAAAAGGAAAATCGGGCATCTGGCATTAGAATTTTCTCTAACAAAACCAACGGTTAGTGATGCCGTAAAATCACTAGAAAAAAAAGGGTTGATTCTCAAAATTAAAGAAGAAGATGCCCGAAGCTATTCCATTCAATTGACAGAGAAAGGGAAAGAAATTACTGAAAAAACAAGCCATTTTGCTAATAGCATGGAAAAAGGGCTTTCTTCTCTTTCTGTAAATGAGAAAAATACTTTTTTTATGAGCCTGCTACAAATGATTCATTCACTAAACAAGCAAGATATCATTACGGTACAACGCATGTGTTTTACTTGTTTTCATTATCAAAAAGAGAAGGACAATCATTATTGTACGCTTATCAAAAAACCATTAAAAACCAAAGAACTCAGGGTCGACTGCCCTGAACATCAAGCCATTTCTACATGA
- a CDS encoding AAA family ATPase, with translation MTLSDLYFEEEGTIDLNDITFDAEGKEKIDQFIKEYSHAEALKQYNLPINNKLFFFGHTGCGKTMTAKALAKALGKKIIVVNLGAIVSSRLGETAKNITTLFKKVTRQGSILFLDEFDSLGKIRDYDDTDSSEMKRIVNTLIQLIDYLPDNAIIIAATNQSHVIDTALLRRFEIKIHFQLPHHQLLDSYYNHILDKYPAKFRNIKREYDISFAEAKVLAINAVKKQVIEEEEKKKAALININITN, from the coding sequence ATGACATTATCCGATTTGTATTTTGAAGAGGAAGGGACTATTGACCTTAATGATATCACTTTCGATGCTGAAGGAAAGGAAAAAATAGATCAGTTTATCAAAGAATATTCCCATGCAGAAGCCTTAAAACAGTATAATTTACCTATTAACAATAAATTATTTTTTTTCGGACACACGGGTTGTGGAAAAACAATGACCGCAAAAGCGCTTGCTAAAGCACTTGGTAAAAAAATTATCGTCGTTAATCTTGGAGCAATTGTTTCTTCTCGTCTTGGAGAAACCGCTAAAAATATCACTACACTATTCAAAAAAGTGACCCGGCAAGGTTCAATTCTGTTTTTGGATGAATTTGATTCTTTAGGAAAAATCAGAGATTATGACGATACTGATTCCAGTGAGATGAAGCGGATTGTCAATACACTAATCCAGTTAATCGACTATCTCCCGGATAATGCAATCATTATTGCTGCTACCAATCAATCTCATGTCATTGACACAGCATTGCTGAGAAGATTTGAAATTAAAATTCATTTTCAACTCCCTCATCACCAATTATTAGACTCTTATTACAACCATATTCTGGATAAGTATCCAGCGAAATTCAGAAATATCAAACGAGAATATGACATCTCTTTTGCCGAAGCTAAAGTGCTTGCTATAAATGCTGTCAAAAAACAAGTCATTGAAGAGGAAGAGAAAAAGAAAGCTGCTCTGATCAATATAAACATCACGAACTAA
- a CDS encoding SDR family oxidoreductase translates to MILRNNTILITGGSSGIGLALAKKLIHQNNTVIICGRSEKKLERVKTAYPDIITYSCDLSRQQDCESLAHKVASIYPRCNIIINNAALVHNTSFMDDPNMIDKAITEINTNLIAPITLSKLFLPILAQNNKATIINITTGLVYAPKASYPIYNATKAGLHSFTQTLRLQLKNTPINVIEVLFPLVDTPWHKGAKLPSFAIQPNQAVSEMIQAIEKGKTEVKVGKVKLFYLISRLFPSFAIKKINANN, encoded by the coding sequence ATGATACTTAGAAACAACACTATTTTAATTACCGGAGGAAGTTCTGGAATTGGCTTAGCACTTGCCAAAAAATTGATTCACCAGAACAATACAGTTATTATCTGTGGAAGATCTGAAAAAAAACTTGAACGGGTAAAAACTGCTTATCCTGATATAATTACTTATTCCTGCGACTTATCCAGGCAACAAGATTGTGAATCTCTCGCGCATAAAGTAGCAAGTATTTATCCCAGGTGTAATATTATTATTAATAATGCCGCACTAGTTCACAATACCAGTTTTATGGACGACCCGAATATGATCGATAAAGCAATTACAGAAATCAATACCAACCTTATCGCTCCTATTACACTCTCTAAACTTTTTTTACCCATATTAGCTCAAAATAACAAGGCTACGATCATCAATATCACCACAGGTTTAGTGTACGCTCCTAAAGCCAGTTACCCCATTTATAACGCGACAAAGGCCGGGTTACATTCTTTTACACAAACATTGAGACTACAGCTAAAAAACACTCCCATAAACGTAATAGAAGTATTATTCCCTCTGGTAGACACACCATGGCATAAAGGTGCTAAACTCCCTTCTTTTGCAATTCAGCCAAACCAGGCGGTCTCAGAAATGATACAAGCCATTGAAAAGGGTAAAACTGAAGTTAAAGTAGGAAAAGTAAAGCTTTTTTACCTTATATCACGTCTATTTCCCTCTTTCGCCATCAAAAAAATAAATGCTAACAACTGA
- a CDS encoding YggS family pyridoxal phosphate-dependent enzyme: MKKHIINNLHTIQKRIQTACHKSNRNPEEVRLLLATKTVSPDRIQIAIDEGFSLIGENKVQELKQKASTISVAKPEIHFIGHLQTNKIKEVLKWAHCIESVDRISLAQKLHNRLALDNKTLDIFVQVNTSGEKSKFGVSPENAIPLLKEISQFETLNIKGLMTIGLLSTKSEEVRKCFKTLKTIQEQVNASAIPNIKIEELSMGMSGDLEIAIEEGATIIRVGTAIFGEREYPDTYYWNEQKTII, encoded by the coding sequence ATGAAAAAACACATCATTAACAACCTACATACTATACAAAAACGCATTCAGACTGCCTGCCATAAATCTAATAGAAACCCTGAAGAAGTTCGTTTACTACTTGCTACAAAAACCGTTTCTCCTGATCGGATTCAAATTGCAATCGATGAAGGATTTTCTCTGATTGGAGAAAATAAAGTACAGGAATTAAAACAAAAGGCGAGTACCATTTCTGTCGCTAAACCGGAAATCCACTTTATAGGGCATTTGCAAACTAACAAAATTAAGGAGGTCCTGAAATGGGCACATTGCATAGAATCCGTAGACCGAATTTCTCTAGCTCAAAAGCTCCATAATCGGCTTGCTCTGGATAATAAAACACTAGATATTTTTGTACAAGTAAACACCTCCGGAGAAAAAAGTAAGTTTGGTGTCTCCCCAGAGAATGCGATCCCTTTACTCAAAGAAATATCCCAGTTCGAGACATTAAACATCAAAGGGCTTATGACTATTGGTCTATTAAGTACAAAATCCGAAGAAGTACGAAAATGTTTTAAAACACTTAAAACAATTCAGGAACAGGTAAATGCCTCAGCTATTCCCAATATAAAAATTGAAGAGCTTTCTATGGGGATGAGTGGAGATCTGGAGATAGCAATAGAAGAAGGCGCTACTATCATTCGGGTAGGGACTGCTATTTTTGGAGAAAGAGAATATCCAGACACTTATTACTGGAACGAACAGAAAACCATCATATAA
- a CDS encoding cupin domain-containing protein: MKIASLHKDVTFNEKKPSISVLLETEYAKEIRIAMKNGQLMKEHQTPFPIAVEIFEGAISFTVRQETYLLQKGDIISLEGGVPHSLFAKEDSIIRLSLSKNDSEKRVKDIVQ; this comes from the coding sequence ATGAAAATAGCTTCTCTCCATAAAGATGTAACATTCAATGAAAAAAAACCTTCTATTTCTGTATTGTTAGAAACTGAATACGCTAAAGAAATTCGAATTGCAATGAAAAATGGTCAACTCATGAAAGAACATCAAACACCATTTCCTATTGCGGTCGAAATATTTGAAGGAGCTATCTCCTTTACTGTTCGGCAGGAAACATATCTGCTTCAGAAAGGAGATATTATTTCATTAGAAGGAGGAGTTCCTCATAGTTTATTTGCAAAAGAAGATAGTATTATCAGGCTTTCTTTATCTAAGAATGATTCAGAAAAAAGAGTTAAGGACATCGTACAATAG
- a CDS encoding aspartate aminotransferase family protein: MLLETEKTLTPLSIDTKLLFDADSKHEYEDAIFNAVQYIKGFLNNENFYSGEKPNNLRALKHLIQADPSSPISIEESLKEIKTLFLDHAISFHNPQYVAHLNCPILIPALVGDLIASSVNTAVETWDQSTSATLIEQEMIRWISNEFKFPKEADGVFTSGGTQSNFMALLMARDHYAFKHFGLNLKENGWADVVSKFRFFCSDKAHFSIKKNAALLGMGYNSVITIETDERMKMKPEALVQAIEKEKQHGNIPIGIVATMGTTDFGSFDPLTTISKIAKEYDIWLHADGAYGGCYVITDTHKHLLESVQYADSVTVDFHKTMFQPVCSSAFIAKNRQHFRYVSYYADYLNPLESRDTECPNLIEKSLQTTRRFDALKLWFTLKVTGQKTLASYLEAVHLLAQEIYHEIKNDPFFEVIHEPELSTLVFRFKAKGIEDNTIHDTINLFIKNTLFKSGQTSVASTKYNGNTYLKFTLLNPKSTISNLIDIINQIKQKGQEYKMSN, from the coding sequence ATGCTACTTGAAACTGAAAAAACTCTTACTCCTCTCTCAATTGACACCAAACTTCTTTTTGATGCCGATTCCAAACACGAATATGAAGATGCGATTTTTAATGCAGTACAATACATCAAAGGTTTCCTAAACAATGAGAATTTTTATAGTGGAGAAAAGCCAAATAACCTGAGAGCTCTTAAGCACCTTATACAAGCAGATCCATCATCTCCTATTTCTATAGAAGAAAGTTTAAAAGAAATTAAGACTTTATTTTTAGATCATGCAATTTCTTTTCACAATCCACAATATGTAGCACATCTTAATTGTCCCATATTAATTCCGGCACTTGTAGGTGATCTCATCGCATCTTCTGTTAATACTGCAGTAGAAACCTGGGATCAAAGCACTTCTGCCACTTTGATAGAACAAGAAATGATCAGGTGGATCAGTAATGAATTTAAGTTCCCAAAAGAAGCCGATGGAGTATTCACCAGTGGAGGAACCCAGTCTAATTTTATGGCACTCCTGATGGCCAGAGATCATTATGCGTTTAAGCACTTCGGATTAAACCTTAAGGAAAATGGATGGGCTGATGTAGTGAGTAAATTCAGATTTTTTTGTTCGGACAAAGCACATTTTAGCATTAAGAAGAATGCGGCATTACTCGGTATGGGATATAATTCGGTGATCACAATTGAAACCGATGAAAGAATGAAGATGAAACCCGAAGCATTGGTTCAGGCTATCGAAAAAGAAAAACAACACGGGAATATCCCAATCGGTATCGTTGCCACTATGGGAACTACTGATTTCGGAAGTTTCGATCCTCTTACTACCATCTCTAAAATCGCTAAAGAATACGATATTTGGTTACATGCAGATGGCGCCTATGGGGGATGTTATGTTATAACCGATACACATAAGCACTTATTAGAAAGTGTGCAATACGCAGATTCTGTAACGGTAGATTTTCACAAGACAATGTTCCAACCTGTATGTTCGAGTGCATTTATTGCCAAAAACAGACAACATTTCCGCTATGTTTCTTATTATGCTGATTATTTAAACCCATTAGAAAGCAGAGATACTGAATGTCCTAATCTCATTGAAAAATCACTGCAAACCACCAGAAGATTTGATGCATTAAAATTGTGGTTCACCTTAAAAGTTACGGGACAAAAAACACTTGCTTCTTATCTGGAAGCAGTTCATTTACTAGCTCAGGAAATCTATCATGAAATTAAGAACGATCCTTTTTTCGAAGTGATTCATGAACCCGAATTAAGTACATTAGTCTTTCGTTTCAAAGCCAAAGGAATTGAAGACAACACCATTCATGACACCATCAATTTATTTATAAAAAACACTTTATTCAAGTCTGGTCAAACATCTGTTGCCAGTACGAAATATAACGGTAATACTTATTTAAAATTCACCCTCTTAAACCCTAAAAGTACTATAAGTAACCTTATAGACATTATAAATCAGATCAAGCAAAAAGGGCAGGAATATAAAATGAGTAATTAG
- a CDS encoding DUF2024 family protein: protein MKVSVYDTYVPKNKSVIMHFDILVEENTPVEKVYEYGKAYLSSKGVSDIGLTTSACRFCHIETAPEEIENHIKKNNFYIIEMENC, encoded by the coding sequence ATGAAAGTATCAGTATACGACACCTATGTACCTAAAAATAAATCTGTAATTATGCATTTTGATATTCTTGTTGAAGAAAATACGCCTGTAGAAAAAGTATATGAATATGGAAAAGCATATTTATCTTCAAAAGGGGTGTCTGACATTGGTTTAACGACCTCAGCTTGCAGGTTTTGCCACATAGAAACGGCCCCGGAAGAAATCGAAAATCACATTAAAAAAAATAATTTTTATATTATAGAAATGGAAAATTGTTAA
- the azu gene encoding azurin — translation MKKVVFIAGTIIALLGCNSNQKEKPERITIQSKNKTEASSNDLVSNTIILSSNDQMQFDKKILRVKKGEKITLTLQHAGTMSKNVMGHNFVLLQQGTDIIQFARKAMKAKDTEYIPEGDDVIAYTKLIGGGEKVTITFDAPAPGTYDYICSFPAHYTLMKGKLIVE, via the coding sequence ATGAAAAAAGTAGTATTTATTGCAGGTACCATCATCGCCCTTCTAGGATGTAATTCCAACCAGAAAGAAAAACCAGAAAGAATAACCATCCAATCAAAAAACAAAACCGAAGCATCATCGAATGATCTCGTCAGTAACACGATTATCTTATCTTCTAATGACCAGATGCAATTCGATAAAAAAATACTTCGAGTAAAAAAAGGCGAAAAAATTACATTAACCCTCCAGCACGCAGGAACCATGAGTAAAAATGTTATGGGACATAACTTTGTGTTATTACAGCAAGGAACTGATATTATTCAATTTGCCAGAAAAGCAATGAAAGCAAAGGATACAGAATACATTCCGGAGGGTGACGACGTCATTGCCTATACAAAGTTAATAGGAGGAGGAGAAAAAGTAACAATTACCTTTGATGCTCCTGCTCCAGGAACCTATGATTACATATGTAGCTTCCCGGCACATTATACATTAATGAAAGGAAAATTGATTGTAGAATAA